In a genomic window of Papilio machaon chromosome 4, ilPapMach1.1, whole genome shotgun sequence:
- the LOC106720297 gene encoding CAP-Gly domain-containing linker protein 2 isoform X3 has protein sequence MSEQELSRDGPTDNGIPPPAPLSTSSDNASVSTTASTIPRAAEHARPTTLPKPSGLKLPSKIGRLCSNAAPKPAVPISPRADVSSTDTPRKSSDDYSRKHLSAASSSFSGTSMDALWEKHPRRLSEAGLRRSSDHSVVLTEDTDSFIIGERVWVGGTKPGQIAYIGETQFAPGDWAGIVLDDPIGKNDGSVAGVRYFQCPEKRGVFSRLTRLTRAPLVSHHDSSPVSDAGSVFERPPSGAARPRRTLSPNGSIRSIVSSKMNASISTTANGELRLGDRVIVSSSRGSKAGILRYVGVTEFATGVWGGVELDDPLGKNDGSVDGKRYFECAPRFGLFAPISKVSKSPSNRKPGACAIHSNGRGTPLRRSNSRESLTSLGTSVASSRVGVRLGVTSLGAQRVGPRASSTPVSAKNALQELLREKQHHLERLMRERELERAEIAKVSLQAERAETALELIKKEATQASTENAKLKVELDKINKMLEDEKQKVEDLMFRNEEENINREDYNRYKDAMEQEKAAREKHIRELEAEVALQSARADTTAAALKALEDQRTIEVAAVAEQHKEELSAAHTLSSELQKLLDEAYALLKEKENEKDSLGKSMSEELTRVKAEYEKALNEAKTKIAIAHTEFETQVSVLTAKLQLAESKLEAEKQNIERLNKENSQTVIDLNTRITQLQAVLDDKTLELNKVLGMSKEHEVSLNKEITKLKMELSAKILDLEQLEDSKKKQDTVCKSLQEELSRIKEELTNKENEYETFLNEVSQQNEKNKAEILKLQQNLQSKTKDYERLLSESSESSNSNEKIISEYKEMLHERDKEIIKLKDEFEQATANFNIKHSKIAEEHKKEIDDRNSKIEQLMKEIESHKLALDQSKIELDTLNSQFTLNVDELKALKQENERLKQTIEELTQANTNLKEKMAAMELEIGELKRQLNSSLEKCEELQVTKEKIENEYMNLTGQTTDSNEQFNKLSQHLKDTEKELQELRDKHREVTNNYGRVEQELKQKLFKLQEDFSVERGQLLDTINENIEKQKVEENKMKEFEIRALELSNRTKELENQNDTLTDENSILKREIEGLKAKEQELSIEYDSIRKKLEMEIDRYKEEVSMLKAEGATSEVKLMEKVDQLTEAQNDLNNKLEEARKHEDSLQKVLDDMTAQMNNKTAQYEKQIVHIQDQLSTVNEELNKYKAEEQRLKDLLEEKQNYVKELTLKLEMFEVDVKSHFELVSEKDRQLASANEELGKVTDSKQKLEEQYNNLTAEALAIKQKYDNLVSNATAEESMLKEQLDQMETLKKDLLTISNEKTLLESKYNDASNELQVLKVKLEESERVIKENTNVTDNLSKEMGKKDDLIKSHIDQITADAEKIKKLEEEIVEIRMKITNKDKALEDHEIELTKLKDNLKSESNVTQNNFNALQLENEQIKEKHKLEVESLTNETKILRSQIVEKEKQLENLQKTQEKITELQELLAKSESDIKQLSNINEGQKLNYEDLNKQLQTQFDEYKKESRNKRHDLKNQLNDFEKQLHESKEKLKEELEKQNQLQTKLTEAERRILELSEKLELLTVQQTSDVNKDERLEKLTIELQAIRKSSAESMAKSELTINNLQIEVNNKIRDLKEKDDMINKLQEELKNHKAKAEVAEREKAMIQKEMSTMGKNVRDKNDNDAMGTLGQGDNATTK, from the exons ACGTCAGCTCAACGGACACTCCGAGAAAATCCAGCGACGACTATTCAAGAAAACATTTATCAG CCGCTAGCAGCTCCTTCAGTGGCACTTCGATGGACGCGCTCTGGGAGAAGCATCCCCGCCGCCTCAGCGAGGCAGGACTGCGCAGGTCCTCAG aCCACAGCGTCGTGTTAACAGAGGACACAGATAGCTTCATAATTGGAGAAAGGGTTTGGGTAGGCGGCACTAAGCCTGGCCAAATTGCATACATTGGTGAAACACAATTCGCGCCTGGAGATTGGGCCGGTATCGTCCTTGATGACCCAATCG GCAAAAACGACGGATCTGTTGCGGGAGTGAGATATTTCCAATGTCCGGAAAAGCGGGGAGTATTCTCTCGGTTAACGCGACTGACCCGAGCGCCGCTGGTGAGCCACCACGACTCTTCCCCGGTCTCAGATGCTGGCAGCGTGTTCGAACGACCACCTTCAGGCGCCGCGAGGCCCAGGCGCACGCTCTCCCCTAATGGAAGTATCCGCAGCATCGTTAGCAGCAAGATGA ATGCTTCGATTTCAACAACGGCGAATGGAGAACTTCGACTTGGCGACCGCGTTATAGTATCCAGTAGTCGCGGCAGTAAAGCCGGGATTTTGCGTTACGTCGGCGTTACTGAATTTGCGACAGGCGTTTGGGGCGGAGTCGAACTCGATGACCCTCTCGGAAAGAACGATGGTTCCGTTGACGGGAAGAG GTACTTCGAGTGTGCGCCGCGTTTCGGCCTTTTCGCGCCGATTTCGAAAGTATCGAAGTCGCCATCGAATAGGAAACCGGGCGCGTGCGCTATCCACAGCAACGGGCGCGGCACGCCGCTGCGGCGCTCCAACTCGCGGGAGTCGCTCACCTCGCTCGGCACCTCGGTGGCGTCGTCGCGCGTGGGGGTGAGGCTCGGCGTGACATCGCTCGGCGCTCAG CGAGTCGGTCCGCGAGCCTCGTCCACGCCCGTCAGCGCCAAGAACGCGTTGCAG GAGTTATTGCGCGAAAAACAACATCACTTGGAGCGGTTAATGCGGGAACGGGAATTGGAGCGCGCAGAGATCGCCAAAGTGTCCCTCCAGGCGGAAAGAGCGGAGACCGCCTTggaacttattaaaaaagaagcaACTCAG GCAAGCACAGAAAATGCAAAACTTAAAGTTGAACTGGACAAGATCAACAAAATGTTGGAGGACGAAAAGCAGAAGGTGGAAGATCTCATGTTCCGAAACgaagaagaaaatattaatcgaGAAGATTACAAT agATATAAGGATGCAATGGAG caAGAGAAAGCTGCCAGAGAAAAGCATATTCGTGAACTGGAAGCAGAGGTAGCGCTGCAGTCTGCTAGAGCCGACACCACAGCTGCAGCGCTGAAAGCGCTTGAAGATCAACGCACCATCGAAGTCGCCGCTGTAGCCGAACAGCACAAAGAAGAGCTCTCCGCCGCTCATA CCTTATCATCAGAACTGCAAAAATTACTTGATGAAGCCTATGCCCTActcaaagaaaaagaaaatgaaaaagacTCCCTCGGCAAGAGTATGTCCGAAGAGCTAACACGTGTCAAAGCAGAATATGAAAAAGCATTAAATGAAGCTAAAACTAAAATCGCTATCGCTCACACAGAATTTGAAACGCAGGTTTCTGTTTTAACAGCAAAACTGCAATTAGCAGAATCGAAGTTAGAAGCTGAGAAACAGAACATAGAAAGGCTTAATAAGGAGAATAGTCAAACAGTTATCGATCTCAATACTAGAATAACACAACTTCAAGCCGTCCTCGATGACAAAacattagaattaaataaag TTTTAGGAATGAGCAAAGAACATGAAGTTAGCCTGAACAAGGaaattacaaagttaaaaatggAATTAAGCGCAAAAATTTTAGACCTAGAGCAATTGGAAGATTCAAAGAAGAAACAAGATACTGTGTGCAAGAGTCTGCAAGAAGAATTAAGTCGAATTAAAGAAGAACTCACAAATAAAGAGAACGagtatgaaacatttttaaatgaggtATCTCAACAGAACGAGAAAAATAAagcagaaattttaaaattgcaacaAAATCTACAATCCAAGACAAAAGATTATGAAAGACTGCTTTCTGAGAGTAGTGAATCATCCAAttctaatgaaaaaataatcagTGAGTACAAGGAGATGCTGCACGAAAGGGATAAGgagataataaaacttaaagatGAATTTGAACAAGCTACagctaattttaatattaaacacagCAAAATTGCAGAAGAGCATAAAAAGGAAATTGATGATCGCAATTCCAAAATAGAGCAGCTAATGAAAGAAATTGAAAGTCACAAGCTTGCCTTAGATCAAAGTAAAATAGAACTTGATACACTTAACTCACAATTTACACTTAACGTGGATGAATTAAAAGCACTGAAACAAGAAAATGAACGTTTAAAACAGACTATTGAAGAATTAACTCAAGCTAATACTAATCTAAAAGAAAAGATGGCAGCAATGGAATTAGAAATTGGAGAACTAAAACGGCAACTGAACAGTAGTTTAGAAAAATGTGAAGAGTTGCAGGTGACAAAAGAGAAGATAGAAAACGAATATATGAATCTCACCGGTCAGACGACAGATTCAAATGAACAGTTTAACAAACTATCGCAACATTTGAAAGATACAGAAAAAGAGCTCCAAGAGTTAAGAGACAAACATAGAGAAGTCACTAACAACTATGGACGGGTAGAGCAAGAATTAAAGCAGAAACTTTTTAAGCTGCAAGAAGATTTTTCAGTAGAGCGTGGGCAATTATTAGATACGATAAacgaaaatattgaaaaacaaaaagtagaagaaaataaaatgaaggaATTCGAAATACGGGCCCTCGAACTCAGTAATCGCACAAAAGAATTAGAAAATCAGAATGATACACTAACAGACGAAAATTCAATTCTTAAAAGAGAAATAGAAGGTTTAAAAGCTAAAGAACAAGAATTAAGTATTGAATATGACTCCATACGTAAAAAGTTAGAAATGGAAATTGATAGGTACAAGGAAGAAGTATCGATGCTTAAAGCTGAGGGAGCAACATCTGAAGTAAAATTGATGGAAAAAGTTGATCAACTCACTGAAGCACAAAAtgacttaaataataaacttgaaGAAGCAAGAAAACATGAAGATTCTTTACAAAAAGTTTTGGATGACATGACTGCACAAATGAATAACAAAACTGCTCAGTACGAGAAACAAATTGTTCATATTCAAGATCAGTTGTCCACTGTAaatgaagaattaaataaatataaagctgAAGAACAAAGGCTGAAAGACCTTCtagaagaaaaacaaaattatgtaaagGAATTAACGCTTAAATTAGAAATGTTCGAAGTCGACGTAAAATCGCATTTCGAATTAGTTTCTGAAAAGGATCGCCAATTGGCTTCAGCAAATGAAGAGTTAGGTAAAGTAACGGacagtaaacaaaaattgGAAGAACAGTACAATAATTTAACGGCAGAAGCTTTGGCAATTAAACAAAAGTATGATAATTTAGTGAGCAATGCAACTGCAGAAGAATCCATGTTAAAAGAGCAATTAGACCAAATGGAAACGTTAAAGAAAGACTTGTTAACAATTTCTAACGAAAAAACACTTTTAGAGTCAAAATATAACGATGCTTCAAATGAGCTTCAAGTGTTAAAAGTTAAGTTAGAAGAATCTGAAAgagttataaaagaaaacacaaacGTTACAGATAATTTATCGAAAGAAATGGGGAAAAAAGATGATTTAATCAAATCTCACATCGATCAAATCACAGCAGATGctgagaaaattaaaaagttagaaGAAGAAATAGTTGAGATaagaatgaaaataacaaacaaagatAAGGCTTTAGAAGACCATGAAATTGAATTGACTAAAttgaaagataatttaaaatcagaaTCCAATGTAACACAGAACAATTTTAATGCACTGCAGTTAGAAAAcgaacaaataaaagaaaaacacaaaCTGGAAGTCGAATCTCTTAccaatgaaacaaaaattttacgaAGTCAAATTgtggaaaaagaaaaacagttAGAAAATCTACAGAAAAcacaagaaaaaataacagaacTACAAGAGCTACTGGCAAAATCCGAAAgtgatataaaacaattatcaaatataaatgaagGTCAGAAATTGAATTACGAAGACTTGAACAAGCAATTGCAAACACAATTTGAtgaatacaaaaaagaaagtagGAACAAACGTCATGAcctaaaaaatcaattaaacgACTTCGAAAAACAATTACATGAATCGAAAGAGAAACTGAAAGAAGAACTCGAGAAACAAAATCAATTGCAAACTAAACTTACGGAGGCCGAAAGAAGAATTTTAGAGTTGTCAGaaaaattagaattattaacTGTACAACAAACAAGCGACGTAAATAAAGATGAAAGACTAGAAAAACTAACGATTGAATTACAAGCTATAAGAAAATCAAGCGCCGAATCAATGGCAAAAAGCGAACTGACAATAAATAATCTGCAAATAgaagttaacaataaaataagagatttaaaagaaaaagatgacatgattaataaattacaagaaGAATTGAAG aatCATAAAGCGAAAGCAGAGGTTGCAGAAAGGGAAAAGGCTATGATACAAAAAGAAATGAGTACAATGGGGAAAAACGTTCgagataaaaatgacaatgacGCTATGGGCACTTTAGGACAAGGCGACAATGCCACTACTAAGTAA
- the LOC106720297 gene encoding restin homolog isoform X14, with protein sequence MSEQELSRDGPTDNGIPPPAPLSTSSDNASVSTTASTIPRAAEHARPTTLPKPSGLKLPSKIGRLCSNAAPKPAVPISPRADVSSTDTPRKSSDDYSRKHLSDLIEAEEDEVSSSLPDRHRMFRKASTASSSFSGTSMDALWEKHPRRLSEAGLRRSSDHSVVLTEDTDSFIIGERVWVGGTKPGQIAYIGETQFAPGDWAGIVLDDPIGKNDGSVAGVRYFQCPEKRGVFSRLTRLTRAPLVSHHDSSPVSDAGSVFERPPSGAARPRRTLSPNGSIRSIVSSKMNASISTTANGELRLGDRVIVSSSRGSKAGILRYVGVTEFATGVWGGVELDDPLGKNDGSVDGKRYFECAPRFGLFAPISKVSKSPSNRKPGACAIHSNGRGTPLRRSNSRESLTSLGTSVASSRVGVRLGVTSLGAQRVGPRASSTPVSAKNALQELLREKQHHLERLMRERELERAEIAKVSLQAERAETALELIKKEATQASTENAKLKVELDKINKMLEDEKQKVEDLMFRNEEENINREDYNRYKDAMEQEKAAREKHIRELEAEVALQSARADTTAAALKALEDQRTIEVAAVAEQHKEELSAAHTLSSELQKLLDEAYALLKEKENEKDSLGKSMSEELTRVKAEYEKALNEAKTKIAIAHTEFETQVSVLTAKLQLAESKLEAEKQNIERLNKENSQTVIDLNTRITQLQAVLDDKTLELNKVLGMSKEHEVSLNKEITKLKMELSAKILDLEQLEDSKKKQDTVCKSLQEELSRIKEELTNKENEYETFLNEVSQQNEKNKAEILKLQQNLQSKTKDYERLLSESSESSNSNEKIISEYKEMLHERDKEIIKLKDEFEQATANFNIKHSKIAEEHKKEIDDRNSKIEQLMKEIESHKLALDQSKIELDTLNSQFTLNVDELKALKQENERLKQTIEELTQANTNLKEKMAAMELEIGELKRQLNSSLEKCEELQVTKEKIENEYMNLTGQTTDSNEQFNKLSQHLKDTEKELQELRDKHREVTNNYGRVEQELKQKLFKLQEDFSVERGQLLDTINENIEKQKVEENKMKEFEIRALELSNRTKELENQNDTLTDENSILKREIEGLKAKEQELSIEYDSIRKKLEMEIDRYKEEVSMLKAEGATSEVKLMEKVDQLTEAQNDLNNKLEEARKHEDSLQKVLDDMTAQMNNKTAQYEKQIVHIQDQLSTVNEELNKYKAEEQRLKDLLEEKQNYVKELTLKLEMFEVDVKSHFELVSEKDRQLASANEELGKVTDSKQKLEEQYNNLTAEALAIKQKYDNLVSNATAEESMLKEQLDQMETLKKDLLTISNEKTLLESKYNDASNELQVLKVKLEESERVIKENTNVTDNLSKEMGKKDDLIKSHIDQITADAEKIKKLEEEIVEIRMKITNKDKALEDHEIELTKLKDNLKSESNVTQNNFNALQLENEQIKEKHKLEVESLTNETKILRSQIVEKEKQLENLQKTQEKITELQELLAKSESDIKQLSNINEGQKLNYEDLNKQLQTQFDEYKKESRNKRHDLKNQLNDFEKQLHESKEKLKEELEKQNQLQTKLTEAERRILELSEKLELLTVQQTSDVNKDERLEKLTIELQAIRKSSAESMAKSELTINNLQIEVNNKIRDLKEKDDMINKLQEELKNHKAKAEVAEREKAMIQKEMSTMGKNVRDKNDNDAMGTLGQGDNATTKVQEEKEIIDGQVSFLNSVIVDMQRKNEQLMARVQALEGGTTPSEPPLFNGRKTRAPRLFCDICDKFDAHDTEDCSRQADTPPPPARTPPPPRPYCDICEVFGHATENCDEEETF encoded by the exons ACGTCAGCTCAACGGACACTCCGAGAAAATCCAGCGACGACTATTCAAGAAAACATTTATCAG ATCTGATCGAGGCCGAAGAAGACGAGGTGTCGAGCAGTCTACCCGATAGGCATCGCATGTTTAGAAAGGCATCCA CCGCTAGCAGCTCCTTCAGTGGCACTTCGATGGACGCGCTCTGGGAGAAGCATCCCCGCCGCCTCAGCGAGGCAGGACTGCGCAGGTCCTCAG aCCACAGCGTCGTGTTAACAGAGGACACAGATAGCTTCATAATTGGAGAAAGGGTTTGGGTAGGCGGCACTAAGCCTGGCCAAATTGCATACATTGGTGAAACACAATTCGCGCCTGGAGATTGGGCCGGTATCGTCCTTGATGACCCAATCG GCAAAAACGACGGATCTGTTGCGGGAGTGAGATATTTCCAATGTCCGGAAAAGCGGGGAGTATTCTCTCGGTTAACGCGACTGACCCGAGCGCCGCTGGTGAGCCACCACGACTCTTCCCCGGTCTCAGATGCTGGCAGCGTGTTCGAACGACCACCTTCAGGCGCCGCGAGGCCCAGGCGCACGCTCTCCCCTAATGGAAGTATCCGCAGCATCGTTAGCAGCAAGATGA ATGCTTCGATTTCAACAACGGCGAATGGAGAACTTCGACTTGGCGACCGCGTTATAGTATCCAGTAGTCGCGGCAGTAAAGCCGGGATTTTGCGTTACGTCGGCGTTACTGAATTTGCGACAGGCGTTTGGGGCGGAGTCGAACTCGATGACCCTCTCGGAAAGAACGATGGTTCCGTTGACGGGAAGAG GTACTTCGAGTGTGCGCCGCGTTTCGGCCTTTTCGCGCCGATTTCGAAAGTATCGAAGTCGCCATCGAATAGGAAACCGGGCGCGTGCGCTATCCACAGCAACGGGCGCGGCACGCCGCTGCGGCGCTCCAACTCGCGGGAGTCGCTCACCTCGCTCGGCACCTCGGTGGCGTCGTCGCGCGTGGGGGTGAGGCTCGGCGTGACATCGCTCGGCGCTCAG CGAGTCGGTCCGCGAGCCTCGTCCACGCCCGTCAGCGCCAAGAACGCGTTGCAG GAGTTATTGCGCGAAAAACAACATCACTTGGAGCGGTTAATGCGGGAACGGGAATTGGAGCGCGCAGAGATCGCCAAAGTGTCCCTCCAGGCGGAAAGAGCGGAGACCGCCTTggaacttattaaaaaagaagcaACTCAG GCAAGCACAGAAAATGCAAAACTTAAAGTTGAACTGGACAAGATCAACAAAATGTTGGAGGACGAAAAGCAGAAGGTGGAAGATCTCATGTTCCGAAACgaagaagaaaatattaatcgaGAAGATTACAAT agATATAAGGATGCAATGGAG caAGAGAAAGCTGCCAGAGAAAAGCATATTCGTGAACTGGAAGCAGAGGTAGCGCTGCAGTCTGCTAGAGCCGACACCACAGCTGCAGCGCTGAAAGCGCTTGAAGATCAACGCACCATCGAAGTCGCCGCTGTAGCCGAACAGCACAAAGAAGAGCTCTCCGCCGCTCATA CCTTATCATCAGAACTGCAAAAATTACTTGATGAAGCCTATGCCCTActcaaagaaaaagaaaatgaaaaagacTCCCTCGGCAAGAGTATGTCCGAAGAGCTAACACGTGTCAAAGCAGAATATGAAAAAGCATTAAATGAAGCTAAAACTAAAATCGCTATCGCTCACACAGAATTTGAAACGCAGGTTTCTGTTTTAACAGCAAAACTGCAATTAGCAGAATCGAAGTTAGAAGCTGAGAAACAGAACATAGAAAGGCTTAATAAGGAGAATAGTCAAACAGTTATCGATCTCAATACTAGAATAACACAACTTCAAGCCGTCCTCGATGACAAAacattagaattaaataaag TTTTAGGAATGAGCAAAGAACATGAAGTTAGCCTGAACAAGGaaattacaaagttaaaaatggAATTAAGCGCAAAAATTTTAGACCTAGAGCAATTGGAAGATTCAAAGAAGAAACAAGATACTGTGTGCAAGAGTCTGCAAGAAGAATTAAGTCGAATTAAAGAAGAACTCACAAATAAAGAGAACGagtatgaaacatttttaaatgaggtATCTCAACAGAACGAGAAAAATAAagcagaaattttaaaattgcaacaAAATCTACAATCCAAGACAAAAGATTATGAAAGACTGCTTTCTGAGAGTAGTGAATCATCCAAttctaatgaaaaaataatcagTGAGTACAAGGAGATGCTGCACGAAAGGGATAAGgagataataaaacttaaagatGAATTTGAACAAGCTACagctaattttaatattaaacacagCAAAATTGCAGAAGAGCATAAAAAGGAAATTGATGATCGCAATTCCAAAATAGAGCAGCTAATGAAAGAAATTGAAAGTCACAAGCTTGCCTTAGATCAAAGTAAAATAGAACTTGATACACTTAACTCACAATTTACACTTAACGTGGATGAATTAAAAGCACTGAAACAAGAAAATGAACGTTTAAAACAGACTATTGAAGAATTAACTCAAGCTAATACTAATCTAAAAGAAAAGATGGCAGCAATGGAATTAGAAATTGGAGAACTAAAACGGCAACTGAACAGTAGTTTAGAAAAATGTGAAGAGTTGCAGGTGACAAAAGAGAAGATAGAAAACGAATATATGAATCTCACCGGTCAGACGACAGATTCAAATGAACAGTTTAACAAACTATCGCAACATTTGAAAGATACAGAAAAAGAGCTCCAAGAGTTAAGAGACAAACATAGAGAAGTCACTAACAACTATGGACGGGTAGAGCAAGAATTAAAGCAGAAACTTTTTAAGCTGCAAGAAGATTTTTCAGTAGAGCGTGGGCAATTATTAGATACGATAAacgaaaatattgaaaaacaaaaagtagaagaaaataaaatgaaggaATTCGAAATACGGGCCCTCGAACTCAGTAATCGCACAAAAGAATTAGAAAATCAGAATGATACACTAACAGACGAAAATTCAATTCTTAAAAGAGAAATAGAAGGTTTAAAAGCTAAAGAACAAGAATTAAGTATTGAATATGACTCCATACGTAAAAAGTTAGAAATGGAAATTGATAGGTACAAGGAAGAAGTATCGATGCTTAAAGCTGAGGGAGCAACATCTGAAGTAAAATTGATGGAAAAAGTTGATCAACTCACTGAAGCACAAAAtgacttaaataataaacttgaaGAAGCAAGAAAACATGAAGATTCTTTACAAAAAGTTTTGGATGACATGACTGCACAAATGAATAACAAAACTGCTCAGTACGAGAAACAAATTGTTCATATTCAAGATCAGTTGTCCACTGTAaatgaagaattaaataaatataaagctgAAGAACAAAGGCTGAAAGACCTTCtagaagaaaaacaaaattatgtaaagGAATTAACGCTTAAATTAGAAATGTTCGAAGTCGACGTAAAATCGCATTTCGAATTAGTTTCTGAAAAGGATCGCCAATTGGCTTCAGCAAATGAAGAGTTAGGTAAAGTAACGGacagtaaacaaaaattgGAAGAACAGTACAATAATTTAACGGCAGAAGCTTTGGCAATTAAACAAAAGTATGATAATTTAGTGAGCAATGCAACTGCAGAAGAATCCATGTTAAAAGAGCAATTAGACCAAATGGAAACGTTAAAGAAAGACTTGTTAACAATTTCTAACGAAAAAACACTTTTAGAGTCAAAATATAACGATGCTTCAAATGAGCTTCAAGTGTTAAAAGTTAAGTTAGAAGAATCTGAAAgagttataaaagaaaacacaaacGTTACAGATAATTTATCGAAAGAAATGGGGAAAAAAGATGATTTAATCAAATCTCACATCGATCAAATCACAGCAGATGctgagaaaattaaaaagttagaaGAAGAAATAGTTGAGATaagaatgaaaataacaaacaaagatAAGGCTTTAGAAGACCATGAAATTGAATTGACTAAAttgaaagataatttaaaatcagaaTCCAATGTAACACAGAACAATTTTAATGCACTGCAGTTAGAAAAcgaacaaataaaagaaaaacacaaaCTGGAAGTCGAATCTCTTAccaatgaaacaaaaattttacgaAGTCAAATTgtggaaaaagaaaaacagttAGAAAATCTACAGAAAAcacaagaaaaaataacagaacTACAAGAGCTACTGGCAAAATCCGAAAgtgatataaaacaattatcaaatataaatgaagGTCAGAAATTGAATTACGAAGACTTGAACAAGCAATTGCAAACACAATTTGAtgaatacaaaaaagaaagtagGAACAAACGTCATGAcctaaaaaatcaattaaacgACTTCGAAAAACAATTACATGAATCGAAAGAGAAACTGAAAGAAGAACTCGAGAAACAAAATCAATTGCAAACTAAACTTACGGAGGCCGAAAGAAGAATTTTAGAGTTGTCAGaaaaattagaattattaacTGTACAACAAACAAGCGACGTAAATAAAGATGAAAGACTAGAAAAACTAACGATTGAATTACAAGCTATAAGAAAATCAAGCGCCGAATCAATGGCAAAAAGCGAACTGACAATAAATAATCTGCAAATAgaagttaacaataaaataagagatttaaaagaaaaagatgacatgattaataaattacaagaaGAATTGAAG aatCATAAAGCGAAAGCAGAGGTTGCAGAAAGGGAAAAGGCTATGATACAAAAAGAAATGAGTACAATGGGGAAAAACGTTCgagataaaaatgacaatgacGCTATGGGCACTTTAGGACAAGGCGACAATGCCACTACTAA GGTacaagaagaaaaagaaatcataGACGGACAAGTGAGCTTCTTGAATTCAGTGATAGTGGACATGCAGCGAAAGAACGAGCAGCTAATGGCGCGAGTTCAAGCTCTGGAGGGGGGGACCACGCCTAGTGAACCCCCACTATT TAACGGTCGCAAAACGCGCGCTCCGCGTCTTTTCTGCGACATCTGTGACAAGTTCGATGCGCACGACACGGAGGATTGCTCGCGTCAGGCCGACacaccgccgccgcccgcgcgGACCCCGCCACCGCCACGACCATACTGCGATATATGCGAAG TGTTTGGTCACGCTACGGAGAACTGTGATGAAGAGGAAACTTTTTAA